The Collimonas fungivorans Ter331 genome has a segment encoding these proteins:
- the tagF gene encoding type VI secretion system-associated protein TagF, with amino-acid sequence MSVGEKLANIGYFGKIPSRGDFIKATDNMPLVSILDEWLAQAMDLLSAEPRWKIAYDAVSPLHFAFIGPRSKRAIAGHLIASNDQANRRFPFLAVSTMEIDEPQEFTAKSPMAFSRLWNRLESQASEVVAATDPAISLQNLTATGIPLQLGSGAYHAAFTDFMEIQTVGGLENMLHSAGFKGSLRHLVLALGILLQPVMASSSSRLEKSLVMPLPDDPMYRNLVASYWLHLITPFLLRGNFELATFVTKINDRPSMVIGFSGASPRTLQAIMDPQVALEHHISFEDASWVEEQVKSDYSITKIASYLAQPTLSLKSAHDSFRDAFIGA; translated from the coding sequence ATGAGCGTAGGAGAAAAATTGGCTAATATCGGTTATTTCGGCAAGATCCCCAGCCGCGGCGATTTCATCAAGGCCACCGACAACATGCCGTTGGTGTCCATCCTCGACGAATGGCTGGCGCAAGCGATGGACTTGCTGTCGGCCGAACCGCGCTGGAAAATCGCTTACGATGCCGTCAGTCCGCTGCATTTCGCCTTCATCGGCCCGCGCAGCAAACGCGCCATCGCCGGCCACCTGATCGCCAGCAACGACCAGGCTAACCGCCGTTTTCCTTTCCTCGCGGTCAGCACCATGGAAATCGACGAGCCGCAGGAATTCACCGCAAAGAGCCCGATGGCGTTCTCGCGCCTGTGGAACCGGCTGGAAAGCCAGGCTTCCGAAGTGGTGGCCGCCACCGATCCGGCGATCTCGCTGCAGAACCTGACCGCCACCGGCATTCCTTTGCAGCTGGGCAGCGGCGCTTATCACGCGGCTTTCACCGATTTCATGGAAATTCAGACCGTAGGCGGCCTGGAGAACATGCTGCACAGCGCCGGCTTCAAGGGGTCCTTGCGGCACCTGGTCCTGGCGCTGGGCATTTTGCTGCAGCCGGTGATGGCGAGTTCGTCGTCGCGTCTGGAAAAGAGTCTGGTGATGCCTTTGCCGGACGACCCCATGTACCGCAACCTGGTGGCTTCCTACTGGCTGCACCTGATCACGCCTTTCCTGTTGCGCGGCAATTTCGAACTGGCCACCTTCGTGACCAAGATCAACGACCGGCCATCCATGGTGATCGGCTTCAGCGGCGCTTCGCCGCGCACCCTGCAAGCCATCATGGATCCGCAGGTCGCGCTGGAGCACCATATTTCTTTCGAGGACGCCAGCTGGGTCGAAGAACAGGTCAAGTCGGATTACAGCATCACGAAGATCGCCAGCTACCTGGCGCAACCCACCCTATCTTTAAAATCGGCTCATGATTCGTTTCGTGACGCATTTATTGGAGCCTGA
- a CDS encoding OmpA family protein, with protein sequence MRYLSIALTSLLVSNLALAQNVAPPVATPKPGQILVSGTVPDEASKQSALSKLQELYGADRVVDQISVGSVVSPANWNGYVQKLISPSLKQVSRGQLKIDGNTVTINGEVSNEAQRQQIASEIAGNLNPTYTVKNGLRVSASEQNVLDQTLANRTIEFESGQATLTPSGMRILDEMSAALLKVKDKKVEIIGHTDNQGLRARNVSLSKARADAVKDYLAQKGINPDSVVTSGQGPDRPIMTNDTADGRSRNRRIEFRVSQ encoded by the coding sequence ATGCGTTATCTGAGCATTGCCCTGACATCGTTATTGGTGTCGAACCTGGCGCTGGCACAAAATGTCGCGCCGCCCGTGGCTACCCCGAAACCGGGCCAGATCCTGGTCAGCGGCACGGTGCCGGACGAGGCCAGCAAGCAGAGCGCGCTGAGCAAGCTGCAGGAACTGTATGGCGCCGACCGCGTAGTCGACCAGATCTCGGTCGGTTCGGTGGTGTCGCCGGCCAACTGGAACGGTTATGTGCAGAAGCTGATCAGTCCGAGCCTGAAGCAGGTCAGCCGCGGCCAGCTGAAGATCGACGGCAATACCGTCACCATCAACGGCGAGGTCAGCAATGAAGCGCAGCGCCAGCAGATCGCCAGCGAAATCGCCGGCAACCTGAATCCGACTTACACCGTCAAGAACGGCTTGCGGGTTTCTGCCTCGGAGCAGAACGTCCTGGACCAGACCTTGGCCAACCGCACCATCGAATTCGAAAGCGGGCAAGCCACGCTGACGCCGTCGGGCATGCGCATCCTTGACGAAATGTCGGCTGCGCTGCTGAAGGTGAAAGACAAGAAAGTGGAAATCATCGGCCATACCGACAACCAGGGCTTGCGGGCGCGTAACGTCTCGCTGAGCAAGGCGCGCGCTGATGCGGTGAAGGATTACCTGGCGCAGAAGGGCATCAATCCGGACAGCGTCGTGACTTCAGGCCAGGGCCCGGACCGGCCGATCATGACCAACGATACCGCCGACGGCCGCTCGCGCAACCGTCGTATCGAGTTCCGGGTCTCGCAGTAA
- the tssA gene encoding type VI secretion system protein TssA, whose protein sequence is MFSVDQLLNPVSDAAPCGADLSFSSDLDAIANARRFDDPSLDQGEWVTELKEADWGFVVDNCARLIETQSKDLRLAVWLAEANAKVRHFGGLADGYLLLAGLSDRYWESLHPVPDDDDQELRVGNLSWLLSRSVHLIREIPITEGRGTAFSTVDFESARIRAASEERDRANGESVNSEGVKLADIEAAKRKSSPKFYEKLLADASLCQQALLQLEKSIDFRVGDDGPAFSAAKDTLENVIAVITRFAQEAGVNTGSAPKASNETQTAPTVQQEVSKVEQAQATLNGPIQNRAQALAQLRHVADFFRRTEPHSPVAYLADKAASWGDLPLHHWLRTVIKDPGSLAHVEELLGLHGNQQNDEN, encoded by the coding sequence ATGTTTTCTGTCGATCAATTACTCAATCCTGTCAGCGACGCCGCACCGTGCGGCGCCGACCTGTCTTTCTCAAGCGACCTGGATGCGATTGCCAACGCCCGGCGCTTTGACGATCCGTCGCTCGATCAAGGCGAATGGGTCACCGAGCTCAAGGAGGCGGACTGGGGTTTCGTCGTCGACAATTGCGCGCGGCTGATCGAAACCCAGAGCAAGGATCTGCGGCTGGCGGTCTGGCTGGCGGAAGCCAACGCCAAGGTGCGCCATTTCGGCGGCCTGGCCGACGGTTACCTGCTGCTGGCCGGCTTGAGCGACAGGTATTGGGAAAGCTTGCATCCGGTGCCGGATGACGACGACCAGGAATTGCGGGTCGGCAATCTGAGCTGGCTGTTGTCGCGCTCGGTGCACCTGATCCGCGAAATCCCGATCACGGAAGGCCGCGGCACCGCTTTTTCCACCGTCGATTTCGAATCGGCGCGCATCCGAGCAGCCAGTGAAGAACGCGACAGGGCCAACGGCGAGAGCGTCAACAGCGAAGGCGTCAAGCTGGCCGACATCGAAGCGGCAAAACGCAAATCGTCGCCGAAGTTTTATGAAAAATTATTGGCCGATGCCAGCTTGTGCCAGCAAGCGCTGCTGCAGCTGGAAAAGTCGATCGATTTCCGCGTGGGTGACGATGGCCCGGCTTTTTCAGCAGCCAAGGACACCCTGGAAAATGTGATTGCGGTCATTACCCGCTTCGCCCAGGAAGCCGGGGTCAATACAGGCAGCGCGCCGAAAGCCAGCAACGAAACACAAACCGCACCCACGGTGCAGCAGGAGGTAAGCAAGGTGGAGCAAGCACAGGCCACGCTGAACGGTCCGATACAGAACCGCGCCCAGGCCCTGGCGCAACTGCGCCATGTGGCCGATTTTTTCCGCCGCACCGAGCCCCACAGCCCGGTCGCCTACCTGGCGGACAAGGCCGCCAGCTGGGGCGACCTGCCGCTGCATCACTGGCTGCGCACGGTCATCAAGGATCCCGGCTCGCTGGCGCACGTGGAAGAACTGCTCGGACTGCACGGCAACCAGCAGAACGACGAAAACTAG
- a CDS encoding type VI secretion system Vgr family protein encodes MYPNPSAMLARVGRFNQDRRLVRIKTPLDADLLLVHRMYGSEALSKPFQLTLELLSPYDQLELKQLVGQPVLLTMQTAGDERHFHGFVQEFSRTGSDGGLATYQAQLAPWFSFLDYASNCRVFQDQSVLDIAQEVFSKYGQLADYRFDLVAGRYPKLPYCVQYNESDFTFVSRLLEDAGIYYSFEHSESGHKLVLADDSTQCKPLEGDATVRFQPNQELQASDVLDDWRPRRRVGPSVHSIKSFDFKQPRNPLAVELKNDAPRGTLPQFEHYAYDGAASYGNSSVGEQLTAVRAEEAGWQTKVFEGAGTTRVLAIGRYFDLSGHFEHEDDDQTEHRFTALQVKHDARNNFSSDFSEAQDCMYRVEVSALRRKIPYRPLRETAKPRMPGPQTATVVGPKGEEIWHDKYGRVKLQFHWDRLGQFNDQSSCWVRVASPWAGSGMGGVSAPRVGQEVVVDFLDGNPDRPIITGRVYNADNMPPFGQEVSGMRSKTVRGGGFNEVTMHDTGGSELLNMHAQRDMAVTVLNDHNSTVKNNKATKVAVNHSLNVGANQDISVGGNRGATVTGNDTRTVTGTSTATVTGAVTQTYQAGQKRTITAAGYNENITGDYGSTLVGNYSGSTSGNWKRAITGTATRTITGAVSDTMHAGREVTVTGTDKRTVTGAVEDGNTGARLLSVTGNMQHEVSGTHSVYSGSDQTITSGSKVDLIVGGAGISIVGSEIVITAGGSTIKINGSGVSINGSKINLNS; translated from the coding sequence ATGTATCCAAACCCTTCTGCAATGCTGGCCCGGGTAGGCCGCTTCAACCAGGACCGGCGCCTGGTCCGGATCAAGACCCCGTTGGATGCCGACCTGCTGCTGGTGCATCGGATGTACGGCAGCGAAGCATTGTCCAAGCCGTTCCAGCTGACGCTGGAATTGCTGTCGCCGTACGACCAGCTTGAACTCAAGCAGCTGGTCGGACAGCCGGTGCTGCTGACCATGCAGACCGCCGGCGACGAGCGCCATTTCCATGGTTTCGTGCAGGAATTCAGCCGCACCGGCAGCGACGGCGGCCTGGCCACTTACCAGGCGCAGCTGGCGCCATGGTTTTCCTTCCTCGACTACGCCAGCAACTGCCGCGTGTTCCAGGACCAGTCGGTGCTCGATATCGCGCAGGAAGTGTTCAGCAAGTACGGCCAGCTGGCCGACTATCGCTTCGACCTGGTTGCCGGCCGCTATCCAAAACTGCCGTACTGCGTGCAGTACAACGAATCCGATTTCACTTTCGTTTCGCGCCTGCTGGAAGATGCCGGGATCTACTACAGCTTCGAGCACAGCGAGAGCGGCCACAAGCTGGTGCTGGCCGACGACTCCACCCAATGCAAGCCGCTGGAAGGCGACGCCACCGTGCGTTTCCAGCCCAACCAGGAATTGCAGGCCAGCGACGTGCTGGACGACTGGCGGCCGCGGCGCCGGGTCGGGCCCTCGGTGCACAGCATCAAGAGTTTCGATTTCAAGCAGCCGCGCAATCCCCTCGCGGTCGAACTGAAGAATGATGCGCCGCGCGGCACCCTGCCGCAGTTCGAACACTATGCTTACGATGGTGCGGCCAGTTACGGCAACAGCTCGGTCGGCGAACAGCTGACCGCGGTGCGGGCCGAGGAAGCCGGCTGGCAGACCAAGGTGTTTGAGGGAGCCGGCACTACCCGGGTGCTGGCGATCGGCCGTTATTTCGACCTCAGCGGCCATTTCGAGCACGAGGACGACGACCAGACCGAACATCGCTTCACGGCGCTGCAGGTCAAGCACGATGCCCGCAACAATTTCTCCAGCGATTTCAGCGAAGCCCAGGATTGCATGTACCGGGTCGAGGTCAGCGCCTTGCGCCGCAAGATTCCCTACCGGCCCTTGCGCGAGACCGCCAAGCCGCGTATGCCGGGGCCGCAGACGGCGACCGTGGTGGGACCGAAAGGCGAGGAGATCTGGCACGACAAATACGGCCGCGTGAAATTGCAGTTCCACTGGGACCGTCTGGGCCAGTTCAATGACCAGAGCTCTTGCTGGGTGCGGGTCGCCAGCCCTTGGGCCGGCAGCGGCATGGGCGGGGTTTCGGCGCCGCGCGTCGGGCAGGAAGTGGTGGTTGATTTCCTCGACGGCAATCCGGACCGGCCTATCATCACCGGCCGCGTCTACAACGCCGACAACATGCCGCCGTTCGGCCAGGAAGTCAGCGGCATGCGCTCCAAGACGGTGCGCGGCGGCGGCTTCAACGAAGTCACCATGCACGACACCGGCGGCAGCGAGCTGCTCAACATGCATGCCCAGCGCGACATGGCGGTGACGGTGCTGAACGACCATAACAGCACCGTCAAGAACAACAAGGCGACCAAGGTGGCCGTCAACCACAGCCTGAATGTCGGCGCCAACCAGGATATTTCGGTGGGTGGCAACCGCGGCGCAACGGTCACCGGCAACGATACCCGCACCGTCACCGGCACCTCCACCGCCACCGTTACCGGCGCGGTGACGCAAACCTACCAGGCAGGCCAGAAACGCACCATCACTGCCGCCGGTTATAACGAAAACATCACCGGCGACTACGGCAGCACCCTGGTCGGCAACTATAGCGGCAGCACCAGCGGCAACTGGAAGCGCGCCATCACCGGCACCGCCACCCGCACCATCACCGGTGCGGTCAGCGACACCATGCATGCCGGCCGCGAAGTGACGGTGACCGGCACCGACAAGCGTACCGTGACCGGCGCGGTGGAAGACGGCAATACCGGCGCGCGCCTGTTGTCCGTGACCGGCAACATGCAGCACGAAGTGTCCGGCACTCATAGCGTGTATTCCGGCTCCGACCAGACAATTACCTCGGGCAGCAAGGTTGATCTTATTGTCGGCGGCGCCGGCATCAGTATCGTAGGCAGCGAAATCGTCATCACCGCAGGCGGCTCGACCATCAAGATCAACGGCAGCGGCGTGTCGATCAACGGCAGCAAGATCAACCTGAACAGCTGA
- the tssM gene encoding type VI secretion system membrane subunit TssM, with protein MQRIWQFLTNTRTLAVVGFVALACFLFLAADALQIDGIWVVVFLVAILLVWGLVVLYRKQRTKTASKDFSSMLEGQAEKGSDKPSVVGRDETETIRKRMLEAISTIKNSKLGEKSGATALYELPWYMIIGNPAAGKSTAVANSGLQFPLADKNSNIVQGVGGTRNCDWFFTTDGILLDTAGRYSVHEEDRAEWFSFLGLLKKHRSRAPINGIIIAVSVAELAGNRPEFGINLAKNLRQRVQELTEKLEVFAPVYVMFTKADLITGFTEFFVDMDRGEKDRVWGATLPYSRKTSSQDVLAYFDERFDELFEGLKEISLANMALSRGDRLPPGVLTFPLEFAAVKSSLRAFIATLFEENPFQFKPVFRGFYFTSALQEGSGLSTSSERIAERFDLKLQPLERPEIHSKHGFFLLNLFRKVIFADKDLVSQYASRHKTRLRYTMFFAATAFVGLALAGWSWSYIGNRQLTANVQADLDKAIKLQEKRLDLQSRFEAMEILQDRIEQLQKYDNHRPLSVGFGLYQGELLEQKLREEYFAGVKDIMLKPVTANIESFLSEMNAHAGSLEPMSRPVQLVAGAAQPAAGAAAAASTAAAQAANAGSTQQYKDSSPTNVEDGYNALKTYLMLSDRSRAESSHLNDQLTRFWRGWLESNRGNMTREQMIRSAERLMSFYLSQVSDPSWPTIESKLTLVDQSRDNLRRVVRGMAARDRVYADIKARASTRFPSITVASIVGDQDKELIVGSYAIPGTFTRDAWEKFVQGAFKEAANKELQSADWVLKTASSDDLTLEGSPEQIQKALVTQYKTEYAKEWQKFMQGANIADLGGFDNAVKAMNRFGDPSTSPINKFVTAVYQQTSWDNPSLLNTGLGRAQSGFIAWFKQTILRQAPSGVNVNVNLNTSTDPTAAPMGPVGKEFAGVARMVTAKDKDATLMRGYMESLSKLRTRFNQIKNQGDTGPGANQLMQQTLNGSGSELADALKYVDEQMLVGMSDSQKQAIRPILVRPLIQAFAVTIKPTEAEMNRTWLAQVYSPFEKTLAEKYPFAANSKIEATSAEIGQTFGPDGSIAKFVNSSMGPLVVRRGDTLAAKTWADMGITLSPTMVSSFARWVAPLGASSAAAGGSAGGADAQTVFQIQALPAGGTTEYTIEIDGQQLRYRNTQAQWTNFVWPNPQGVAGARITAVTFDGRTVEIANQPGRFGLERLINTAVRKRKDGNFELSWTNENITVPINLKIISSPQVSAKSPDGGAQQGQGFRGMRLPETIVGTAASPVSNPAAPAAGAAPAPAVSAAGTAPAGATAAAAPAAAATAGGAVQ; from the coding sequence ATGCAAAGAATTTGGCAATTCCTGACGAATACACGAACCCTGGCGGTGGTCGGTTTTGTGGCGCTGGCCTGCTTTCTCTTTCTCGCCGCGGACGCTTTGCAGATCGACGGCATCTGGGTGGTGGTTTTCCTGGTGGCGATCCTGCTGGTATGGGGCCTGGTGGTGCTGTACCGCAAACAGCGCACCAAGACGGCGTCGAAAGATTTCAGCTCGATGCTGGAAGGCCAGGCCGAAAAGGGCAGCGATAAACCTAGTGTTGTCGGCCGCGACGAAACCGAAACCATCCGCAAGCGGATGCTGGAAGCGATTTCCACCATCAAGAATTCCAAGCTCGGCGAAAAATCCGGTGCTACAGCTTTATATGAGCTGCCGTGGTACATGATCATCGGCAATCCGGCCGCCGGCAAAAGTACAGCAGTCGCCAATTCCGGCCTGCAGTTCCCGCTGGCCGACAAGAACAGTAATATCGTGCAGGGCGTAGGCGGCACCCGCAACTGCGACTGGTTCTTCACGACCGACGGCATCCTGCTCGATACCGCGGGACGCTATTCGGTGCATGAAGAGGACCGCGCAGAGTGGTTCAGTTTCCTCGGCCTGCTGAAAAAGCATCGCAGCCGGGCGCCGATCAACGGCATCATCATCGCCGTCAGCGTGGCGGAACTGGCCGGCAACCGGCCCGAGTTCGGCATCAACCTGGCCAAGAACCTGCGCCAGCGGGTGCAGGAACTGACTGAAAAGCTGGAAGTGTTTGCACCGGTCTACGTCATGTTTACCAAGGCCGACCTGATCACCGGCTTCACCGAATTCTTTGTCGACATGGACCGCGGCGAAAAAGACCGGGTCTGGGGCGCCACCTTGCCCTACAGCCGCAAGACCAGCAGCCAGGATGTGCTGGCGTATTTCGACGAACGCTTCGACGAGTTGTTCGAAGGCCTGAAAGAAATCAGCCTGGCCAACATGGCGCTGAGCCGGGGCGACCGTCTGCCGCCCGGCGTGCTGACTTTCCCGCTCGAATTCGCCGCGGTAAAGAGCTCCTTGCGTGCCTTCATCGCCACCCTGTTCGAAGAAAACCCGTTCCAGTTCAAGCCGGTATTCCGCGGTTTCTATTTCACCAGCGCCTTGCAGGAAGGCAGCGGCCTCAGCACGTCGTCGGAACGGATCGCCGAGCGCTTCGATCTCAAGCTGCAACCGCTGGAGCGTCCGGAAATCCATTCCAAGCACGGCTTCTTCCTGCTCAACCTGTTCCGCAAGGTCATCTTTGCCGACAAGGACCTGGTCTCGCAATACGCCAGCCGCCACAAGACCCGCTTGCGCTACACCATGTTTTTCGCCGCCACTGCCTTCGTCGGGCTGGCCCTGGCGGGCTGGAGCTGGTCCTATATCGGCAACCGCCAGCTGACCGCCAACGTCCAGGCAGACCTGGACAAGGCCATCAAGCTGCAGGAAAAACGGCTGGACCTGCAATCGCGTTTCGAAGCAATGGAGATCCTGCAAGACCGTATCGAGCAATTGCAAAAATACGACAACCACCGGCCCCTGTCGGTCGGTTTCGGCCTGTACCAGGGCGAACTGCTGGAGCAGAAGCTGCGGGAAGAATATTTCGCCGGCGTCAAGGACATCATGCTCAAGCCGGTGACCGCGAATATCGAATCCTTCCTGTCTGAAATGAATGCCCATGCCGGTTCGCTGGAGCCGATGTCGCGTCCGGTGCAGCTGGTGGCCGGCGCGGCGCAGCCGGCGGCTGGCGCTGCGGCTGCAGCAAGCACGGCGGCAGCGCAGGCAGCCAATGCCGGCAGCACCCAGCAATACAAGGATTCTTCGCCGACCAATGTGGAAGACGGCTACAACGCCCTGAAGACCTACCTGATGCTGAGCGACCGCTCGCGCGCCGAGTCTAGCCATCTGAACGACCAGCTGACCCGCTTCTGGCGCGGCTGGCTGGAAAGCAACCGCGGCAACATGACGCGCGAACAGATGATTCGCAGCGCCGAACGCCTGATGAGTTTTTACCTGTCGCAAGTCAGCGATCCGTCCTGGCCTACGATTGAAAGCAAGCTGACCCTGGTCGACCAGTCGCGCGACAACCTGCGCCGCGTGGTGCGCGGCATGGCAGCGCGCGACCGGGTGTATGCGGATATCAAGGCGCGCGCCTCGACCCGCTTCCCGTCGATCACGGTGGCCAGCATCGTCGGCGACCAGGACAAGGAACTGATTGTCGGCAGCTACGCGATTCCGGGCACCTTCACCCGCGACGCCTGGGAGAAATTCGTCCAGGGCGCGTTCAAGGAAGCCGCCAACAAGGAACTGCAAAGCGCCGACTGGGTGCTCAAGACCGCCTCCAGCGACGACCTGACACTGGAGGGCAGCCCGGAGCAGATCCAGAAAGCCCTGGTTACCCAATACAAGACTGAGTACGCCAAGGAATGGCAGAAGTTCATGCAGGGCGCCAATATCGCCGACCTCGGCGGCTTCGACAACGCGGTCAAGGCGATGAACCGTTTCGGCGATCCTTCCACTTCGCCGATCAACAAGTTCGTCACCGCGGTTTACCAGCAGACCTCATGGGACAATCCGTCGCTGCTGAACACCGGCCTGGGGCGCGCGCAAAGCGGCTTCATCGCCTGGTTCAAGCAAACCATCCTGCGCCAGGCGCCGTCCGGGGTGAACGTCAACGTCAACCTGAATACCAGTACCGACCCTACAGCCGCGCCGATGGGCCCGGTCGGCAAGGAGTTCGCGGGCGTCGCACGCATGGTGACGGCCAAGGACAAGGACGCCACGCTGATGCGCGGCTACATGGAAAGCTTGTCGAAACTGCGCACCCGCTTCAACCAGATCAAGAACCAGGGCGATACCGGCCCCGGCGCCAACCAGCTGATGCAGCAGACCTTGAACGGCAGCGGTTCGGAACTGGCCGACGCTCTCAAGTATGTGGATGAGCAGATGCTGGTCGGCATGAGCGATTCGCAGAAACAGGCGATCCGTCCGATCCTGGTGCGGCCGCTGATCCAGGCTTTCGCCGTCACCATCAAGCCGACCGAGGCGGAGATGAACCGCACCTGGCTGGCGCAGGTGTATTCGCCGTTCGAGAAAACCCTGGCGGAAAAATATCCGTTTGCCGCCAATTCGAAAATCGAAGCGACCAGCGCCGAAATCGGCCAGACTTTCGGTCCGGACGGTAGCATTGCCAAGTTCGTCAATTCTTCCATGGGTCCGCTGGTGGTGCGCCGCGGCGACACTCTGGCCGCCAAGACCTGGGCTGACATGGGCATCACGCTGTCGCCAACCATGGTGTCGAGTTTCGCACGCTGGGTAGCGCCGCTGGGCGCCAGCAGCGCGGCAGCCGGCGGCAGCGCCGGCGGAGCGGATGCGCAAACCGTATTCCAGATACAGGCGCTGCCGGCCGGCGGCACCACTGAATACACGATCGAGATCGATGGCCAGCAACTGCGTTACCGCAACACCCAGGCGCAATGGACCAACTTCGTGTGGCCTAACCCGCAAGGCGTGGCCGGCGCCCGCATCACGGCCGTCACCTTCGACGGCCGGACGGTTGAAATCGCCAACCAGCCTGGCCGTTTCGGCCTGGAGCGCCTGATCAACACGGCGGTGCGCAAGCGCAAGGACGGTAATTTCGAACTGAGCTGGACCAACGAAAACATCACGGTGCCGATCAACCTGAAGATCATCAGCAGCCCGCAGGTCAGCGCCAAGTCGCCTGACGGCGGCGCCCAGCAAGGCCAGGGTTTCCGCGGCATGAGACTGCCGGAAACCATCGTCGGCACAGCGGCCAGCCCGGTCAGCAACCCTGCTGCGCCAGCGGCCGGAGCAGCACCGGCCCCGGCTGTCAGCGCGGCGGGTACAGCGCCGGCCGGAGCAACGGCTGCCGCAGCACCGGCTGCCGCAGCAACTGCAGGAGGGGCCGTACAATGA